One Thermosipho atlanticus DSM 15807 DNA window includes the following coding sequences:
- the ortA gene encoding 2-amino-4-oxopentanoate thiolase subunit OrtA, which produces MEAKKGDWVQIQKTLLKPEERTASLPNDTKKVPLEMRVKGFLINETAKLGEEVEIETLIGRRIKGKLVAINPKYEHDFGEPVPELITIGIELRKILEGDNNA; this is translated from the coding sequence ATGGAAGCCAAAAAGGGTGATTGGGTACAAATCCAAAAAACGTTACTTAAACCCGAGGAAAGAACTGCTTCGCTACCTAATGATACAAAAAAAGTTCCCCTTGAAATGAGGGTAAAAGGTTTTTTAATAAATGAGACAGCAAAATTAGGTGAAGAAGTTGAAATTGAAACTTTGATAGGGCGTAGGATCAAAGGAAAACTTGTAGCAATTAATCCAAAATATGAACATGACTTTGGTGAACCCGTTCCTGAATTAATAACTATTGGTATTGAACTGAGAAAGATTTTAGAAGGTGATAACAATGCGTGA
- a CDS encoding S9 family peptidase yields the protein MEKLLVSDLLKFTFLSGISISPDGRFLGYVVHKMDSEENKYISNIWIYDMKDGKNFQLTSFGQESNFIWLDNETLLFPGVRNEKDKKRKENGEIFTSFYKIKVNGGEATKAFEVPYIVRRIKKLDNDRFILLAMYDRRIPDFSKIDEKEKQEVLKKLKEEKDYEVLDEIPFWFNGVGFTNKKRERLYIYFQKENKLEPITDELTSVSHFDISKDKKSILYISNRYSDKMEIRSDLNIYYFEGKRFETLTHKEPFNYIYAYFLGDSIIFAGTDMKKFGINENPKFYMLNPLTKDVKLLTPNFDLSVWNSVGSDVRYGSSINAKVDGKYLYFITTEWNSSYLNRIDENGKIEKLTKKGGSIDGFDVKEGKIFFIGLKDYKLQELYKLDLNEEEKQITTFNEWVITKKHISKPERFTFLAGDGTELEGWIIKPINFDASKKYPAILDIHGGPKTVYGEVFFHEMQVWANEGYVVMFTNPRGSDGRGSKFADIRGKYGRIDYDDLMKFVEEVLRRYPFVDENRLGVTGGSYGGFMTNWIIGHTDKFKAAVSQRSIANWISKFGTTDIGYYFVEDQHAATPWSDFEKLWWHSPMKYADRVKTPTLFIHSDEDYRCWLAEGIQMFTSLKYFGIDSKLVIFKGENHNLSRGGKPKHRIRRLQEITSWFNKYLR from the coding sequence ATGGAAAAGTTATTAGTATCGGATTTATTAAAATTTACATTTCTTTCTGGAATTTCTATTTCTCCGGATGGTAGATTTTTAGGTTATGTAGTTCACAAAATGGATAGCGAAGAGAATAAATATATATCAAACATATGGATTTACGACATGAAAGATGGGAAAAATTTCCAACTTACATCATTTGGGCAAGAAAGTAATTTTATATGGCTTGATAATGAAACACTTCTTTTTCCTGGAGTAAGAAATGAAAAAGATAAAAAAAGAAAGGAAAATGGTGAGATTTTTACTTCTTTTTACAAAATAAAAGTAAATGGAGGAGAAGCCACAAAGGCATTTGAAGTTCCGTATATAGTTAGAAGAATAAAAAAATTAGATAATGATAGGTTTATACTGTTAGCTATGTACGATAGAAGAATACCTGATTTTTCTAAAATAGATGAAAAAGAAAAACAAGAAGTATTAAAAAAACTGAAAGAAGAAAAAGATTACGAAGTTTTAGATGAAATTCCATTTTGGTTTAATGGAGTTGGTTTTACAAACAAAAAAAGAGAGAGATTGTATATTTACTTTCAAAAGGAAAATAAGCTTGAACCTATTACAGATGAATTAACCAGTGTAAGTCATTTTGACATATCAAAAGATAAAAAAAGTATTCTTTATATTTCCAATAGATATAGCGATAAAATGGAAATAAGGTCTGATTTAAATATTTATTATTTCGAAGGAAAAAGGTTTGAAACATTAACACATAAAGAACCTTTCAATTATATTTACGCATATTTTTTAGGTGATTCCATAATTTTTGCTGGAACTGATATGAAAAAATTTGGTATCAATGAAAATCCAAAGTTTTACATGTTAAATCCCCTTACAAAAGATGTTAAACTTTTAACACCTAATTTTGATCTGAGTGTATGGAATAGTGTGGGTTCAGATGTTAGATATGGTTCAAGCATAAATGCAAAAGTTGACGGAAAGTACTTATACTTTATTACAACCGAATGGAACAGTTCGTACCTAAATAGAATTGATGAGAATGGAAAGATAGAAAAATTAACAAAAAAAGGTGGTTCGATTGATGGATTTGATGTAAAGGAAGGGAAAATTTTCTTTATCGGTTTAAAAGATTACAAGTTACAAGAATTGTATAAATTGGATTTGAATGAGGAAGAAAAGCAAATTACTACGTTTAACGAATGGGTAATAACTAAAAAACATATTTCAAAGCCAGAAAGATTTACATTTTTAGCAGGCGATGGTACGGAACTTGAAGGTTGGATAATTAAGCCAATTAATTTTGATGCTAGTAAAAAATATCCAGCAATTTTAGATATACATGGTGGTCCGAAAACTGTGTATGGAGAGGTGTTTTTTCATGAAATGCAGGTTTGGGCAAATGAAGGCTATGTTGTAATGTTTACAAATCCAAGGGGAAGTGATGGAAGAGGGAGTAAATTTGCAGATATCAGAGGAAAGTATGGAAGAATCGACTACGACGATTTAATGAAATTTGTCGAAGAAGTGTTAAGAAGATATCCGTTTGTTGATGAAAACCGTTTAGGAGTAACAGGTGGTTCATACGGTGGCTTTATGACCAACTGGATTATAGGCCATACAGATAAGTTTAAAGCGGCGGTATCACAAAGAAGTATAGCAAATTGGATTTCGAAATTTGGGACAACAGACATAGGATATTATTTTGTTGAGGATCAACATGCTGCAACTCCATGGAGTGATTTTGAAAAACTTTGGTGGCATTCTCCAATGAAATATGCAGACAGAGTAAAAACTCCAACATTGTTTATTCATTCTGATGAGGATTACAGATGTTGGCTTGCGGAAGGAATACAAATGTTTACTTCATTAAAATATTTTGGTATAGATTCAAAACTTGTAATATTTAAAGGAGAAAATCATAACTTAAGTAGAGGTGGAAAACCTAAACATAGAATAAGAAGGTTACAGGAAATTACAAGTTGGTTCAATAAATATTTAAGATAA
- the ord gene encoding 2,4-diaminopentanoate dehydrogenase — protein MRIVSWGFGAMGKGIAKNVIESKNLELVGVIDLNQEFIGKDVGEILQMEKIGIVVSDNKEIIEKTNPDLVVIATSSFVKDVLPQIEYAVKNHCNVITIAEEMAYPFDSHIKESMYLDSLAKRYGVTILGTGVNPGFVLDTLIIALTGVCNKVNKIVARRINDLSPFGKTVMETQGVGTTPEEFEEGLKNGKIVGHIGFPQSIMMIAKALGWNITKIEQERKPIISKVHRETPVVKVEPGMVAGCNHSAKAYIDDEVVIEMQHPQQIHPHLEGVETGDYIEIYGDPDIKLAIKPEIPGGKATIAIATNMIPIVVNAEPGLKSMADLPVPRSILSIK, from the coding sequence ATGAGAATAGTTAGTTGGGGATTTGGAGCAATGGGAAAAGGAATTGCTAAAAATGTTATTGAAAGTAAAAATTTAGAACTTGTTGGCGTAATAGATTTAAATCAAGAATTTATCGGAAAAGATGTAGGGGAAATTTTACAAATGGAAAAAATTGGAATTGTAGTTTCTGATAACAAAGAAATAATAGAAAAAACAAATCCTGATTTAGTTGTAATTGCTACATCTTCTTTTGTTAAGGATGTTCTACCACAAATTGAATATGCAGTGAAAAACCACTGCAATGTAATAACTATAGCTGAAGAAATGGCATATCCTTTTGATTCACACATCAAAGAATCTATGTATTTAGATAGTCTTGCAAAAAGATACGGTGTCACAATTCTTGGAACAGGTGTAAACCCTGGTTTTGTATTAGACACATTAATTATTGCATTAACTGGCGTGTGCAACAAAGTTAATAAAATTGTTGCAAGGAGAATAAATGATCTTTCACCATTCGGTAAAACCGTTATGGAAACTCAGGGTGTTGGAACAACACCAGAAGAATTTGAAGAAGGGTTAAAAAATGGAAAAATTGTAGGACACATAGGATTTCCACAAAGTATCATGATGATTGCAAAAGCACTTGGATGGAACATTACTAAAATAGAGCAGGAAAGAAAACCAATTATTTCAAAGGTTCACAGGGAAACACCTGTAGTAAAGGTGGAACCTGGAATGGTTGCTGGTTGTAACCATTCTGCAAAAGCATACATAGACGACGAGGTAGTTATAGAAATGCAACATCCTCAACAAATTCACCCACACCTTGAAGGTGTTGAAACTGGAGATTATATTGAAATTTACGGAGATCCTGATATAAAACTTGCAATAAAACCGGAGATTCCAGGTGGAAAAGCAACAATTGCCATTGCAACTAATATGATACCAATTGTTGTAAATGCAGAACCTGGTTTAAAATCAATGGCAGACTTGCCAGTACCAAGGTCGATCCTTTCAATCAAATGA
- a CDS encoding metallophosphoesterase family protein: protein MRLKIISFLLIFSVVVFPSIIFKGMTPFVENESFVLSNENVVASIGNDGLLENLALKDTMFDAVYNMYFTLDKSKVSFEEIKVSDNKKILAYGTNGVKDVIVEYSLIKDGLHVSVLSKEPKELRVFFKESDLDPIFLKEKNYTFIQCRHVAYGIFFPNALSMYRIGALMFLSIKSVPVNDYSKFDFDIILDKDIHHLKEKLGLIDYQNKYIVLDTQNKPVDNIKVVMLNGDTPVDVSTSKLNGEIYFSGNGDNFKLLNEDLKIRNFTKDRIFLDSPKETKFLWKPYLTGLSTDSVYVVFKVNKPSTAVLFINGKMIEDNLYDTFHMIKVDNLTPATVYDVEVVAAQLKEKISFKTAGDKKYKFLVYGDTRTNTDWHKIICDEMSKEKALFVLHTGDLVESGPQLFEWDFFFNTGHTLFSRTPIMPVIGNHEHNAVYYYQAFMPPRKGGGDFLKQWYSFDIGPVHYIVLDSNVQENTNLDFYQTQWLENDLKKTTKPYIIVLFHHPFFSNVKGRGQEFREKWHNLFVKYKVSAVFNGHIHHYERFFKDGVMYVTTGGGGAPFGYGLYSSDVSYLPFSKASAAGYLHYIVGNVEDGSIHFVVKAVAKEENRKLSKVYKILDEFDIYARNTRN, encoded by the coding sequence ATGCGTTTAAAAATTATTTCTTTTCTTTTAATATTCTCTGTTGTAGTTTTTCCATCGATTATTTTTAAGGGAATGACTCCATTTGTGGAAAACGAAAGCTTTGTTTTATCAAATGAAAATGTGGTTGCTTCTATTGGAAATGACGGTCTTCTTGAGAATTTAGCATTGAAGGATACGATGTTTGATGCAGTATATAATATGTATTTTACACTTGACAAATCTAAAGTTTCTTTTGAAGAAATTAAAGTGTCAGATAATAAAAAAATACTAGCGTATGGAACAAATGGTGTCAAAGATGTGATTGTTGAGTATTCGTTAATAAAAGATGGGCTTCACGTCAGTGTGCTTTCTAAAGAGCCTAAGGAATTAAGAGTGTTTTTTAAAGAAAGTGATCTAGACCCTATCTTCTTGAAAGAGAAAAATTATACTTTTATTCAGTGTAGACATGTTGCATATGGTATATTTTTTCCAAATGCACTATCAATGTATAGAATAGGTGCATTAATGTTTTTGTCAATAAAATCTGTTCCTGTAAATGATTACTCCAAATTTGATTTTGATATTATTCTTGATAAAGATATACATCATTTAAAGGAAAAATTAGGTTTGATAGATTATCAAAATAAATACATAGTATTGGATACACAAAATAAACCTGTAGATAATATAAAAGTAGTAATGTTAAATGGTGATACACCCGTAGATGTATCTACTAGTAAACTTAATGGTGAAATTTATTTTTCGGGTAACGGCGATAATTTTAAATTATTGAATGAAGATCTGAAAATAAGAAATTTTACAAAAGATAGGATATTTCTTGATTCACCCAAAGAAACTAAATTTTTATGGAAACCTTATCTTACTGGACTTTCAACGGATAGTGTATATGTAGTATTTAAAGTTAACAAACCTAGTACAGCTGTATTATTTATCAACGGTAAAATGATAGAGGATAACCTTTATGATACATTTCATATGATTAAGGTTGATAATTTAACACCTGCAACCGTTTATGATGTTGAAGTTGTTGCAGCGCAGCTAAAAGAAAAGATATCTTTTAAGACAGCTGGAGATAAAAAATATAAATTTTTAGTTTATGGAGATACTAGGACAAATACCGATTGGCACAAAATTATTTGTGACGAAATGTCGAAAGAAAAGGCACTTTTTGTTCTTCATACAGGAGACCTTGTAGAGAGTGGCCCTCAACTATTTGAATGGGATTTCTTCTTTAATACCGGACATACCCTTTTCTCAAGAACACCTATTATGCCTGTAATAGGAAATCACGAACACAATGCGGTTTACTATTACCAGGCCTTTATGCCCCCCAGAAAAGGTGGAGGAGATTTCTTAAAACAGTGGTATTCGTTTGATATAGGACCTGTGCATTATATTGTTCTTGATAGTAATGTTCAAGAAAATACAAATTTGGATTTTTATCAAACACAGTGGTTGGAAAATGATTTGAAAAAAACTACTAAACCCTATATAATAGTATTATTTCATCATCCCTTTTTCTCAAATGTAAAGGGGAGAGGTCAAGAATTTCGTGAGAAATGGCATAATCTTTTTGTAAAATATAAGGTTTCTGCGGTTTTTAATGGACATATCCATCATTATGAGAGGTTTTTTAAAGATGGTGTAATGTATGTAACAACGGGTGGTGGCGGTGCACCATTTGGATACGGATTGTATTCCAGTGATGTTTCCTATCTACCATTTTCTAAAGCTAGTGCAGCAGGTTATTTGCATTATATTGTTGGAAATGTAGAAGATGGAAGTATTCATTTTGTTGTAAAAGCAGTTGCCAAAGAAGAAAACAGAAAACTTTCCAAAGTATATAAAATTCTTGATGAATTTGATATTTATGCTAGAAATACAAGAAATTAA
- a CDS encoding prepilin-type N-terminal cleavage/methylation domain-containing protein, whose translation MKKAFTFVELLVTLIITSITFSIIYLIVTNTLDSYKISKTNVRTLYAESSISLLFDILDDEVKFAGSGSELLKNLYVPTYIPRRSNSYVQKGRLFTEIVDHGWLINSIDYYEDKNQKIFYLTYVVTYPVFFVRNNDGTYSPLYNEKVGEIQWAIIKNKLSPDTEGYYTRYAKLKVTKLSGSGTYPGEVKIDDKFSIREVNLANPNRTVELTSDDKYIYPIYNSTDLFAKSFRQIRVIYDKTLEKVSMIRYYPMLDITNNTVEIDLINDVKDFSISVIYFDNGIKEMDINTAKNSIGFDTTTVIGLKFTIVWQPNWKKEPIIKSRTINIVSNM comes from the coding sequence ATGAAAAAAGCTTTCACTTTTGTAGAATTACTGGTTACGTTGATTATTACTTCCATTACTTTTTCTATAATTTATTTGATTGTTACCAATACCCTTGATTCATACAAAATCTCAAAAACAAACGTAAGAACGTTATATGCTGAAAGTTCTATCTCACTTTTATTCGATATTCTTGACGATGAAGTAAAATTTGCTGGGAGTGGTTCTGAGCTTTTAAAAAATCTCTATGTCCCCACATATATCCCAAGAAGATCTAACTCTTACGTTCAAAAGGGAAGGTTATTCACCGAAATTGTAGATCACGGTTGGCTTATTAATAGTATCGACTATTACGAAGACAAAAATCAGAAAATATTTTATTTGACATATGTTGTAACATATCCTGTTTTTTTCGTTAGAAATAACGATGGAACATATTCTCCATTATATAACGAAAAAGTTGGTGAAATACAATGGGCAATTATCAAAAACAAATTATCACCTGATACTGAAGGTTATTATACAAGGTACGCTAAATTAAAAGTTACCAAATTATCAGGATCAGGTACCTATCCTGGTGAAGTGAAAATAGATGATAAATTTTCAATAAGAGAAGTAAATTTAGCTAATCCAAATAGAACTGTGGAATTAACTTCAGATGATAAATATATTTATCCAATATATAATAGCACTGATTTATTTGCAAAATCTTTTAGACAAATAAGGGTTATCTACGATAAAACATTGGAAAAAGTTTCAATGATAAGGTATTATCCTATGTTAGACATTACAAATAACACCGTAGAGATCGATTTAATAAACGATGTTAAAGATTTTTCAATTTCTGTTATTTACTTTGACAATGGAATTAAAGAAATGGATATAAATACGGCCAAAAACTCCATAGGCTTTGATACAACTACTGTAATAGGGCTAAAATTTACTATAGTATGGCAACCAAATTGGAAAAAAGAACCTATAATAAAGTCAAGAACAATCAACATAGTTTCTAATATGTAA
- a CDS encoding IGHMBP2 family helicase: MKGYIKKLVQLVEYERDEEIKKMIWEIKHLSGEQREKRGRAILNLRPKVIGEELGMYLVKFGRSRLIETEIGVGDEVIISKGDPIKSDLKGVVVEIGARYLIVSMDNLLPKDFKNVRIDLYVSDVTYKRQIENLKNLSERGKLVLEFLLGNKKLDDDKAEKIELFDCDLNESQLRAVSKSLSSTTFFLVHGPFGTGKTRTLVEYIVQEVKKGRKVLVTADSNMAVDNLVERLNEKVSHVRIGHPSRVSKKLQSSTLAFKIEHHEMYEKIKELKNKFEQLIAQRERFQKPIPKWRRGLSEEQILKLSENGKSARGIPKWVIDNMAKWIRLNRQIDELKSRIKIIEERIAKDIIENSNVVFSTNSSAFLEILNDFTFDVAVVDEATQATIPSVLIPLSKSTKFVLAGDHKQLPPTVVSERAKELSETLFEKLIKKYSFKSELLRIQYRMNEKLMEFPNKEFYDGKLVSAVGNITLSDLGFYGNNKITDANNVLIFIDTFKKKNRYESRKSDSTSYFNSLEAKIIKNVVKDFIKLGAKKEWIGVITPYDDQVDLLKSMELAVEINTVDGFQGKEKEIIIISFVRSNKKGEIGFLSDLRRLNVSLTRVKRKLICIGDSSTLKKHPVYKRFIEFVKVKGTYITFK, translated from the coding sequence TTGAAAGGATATATTAAAAAATTAGTTCAACTTGTGGAATATGAAAGAGACGAAGAGATAAAAAAAATGATATGGGAGATAAAACATTTATCTGGTGAGCAAAGAGAGAAAAGGGGGAGGGCAATTTTAAATCTAAGGCCCAAAGTCATTGGTGAAGAACTTGGAATGTATCTTGTAAAATTTGGAAGGAGTAGATTGATAGAAACAGAAATAGGTGTTGGAGATGAGGTAATAATAAGTAAAGGTGACCCAATTAAAAGCGATTTAAAAGGAGTAGTTGTAGAAATAGGAGCAAGATATTTAATTGTGTCTATGGATAACTTATTACCAAAAGATTTTAAAAATGTTCGAATTGATTTGTATGTAAGTGATGTTACGTATAAAAGACAGATTGAAAATTTAAAAAATCTTTCTGAACGAGGGAAACTAGTGTTGGAATTTTTGCTTGGGAATAAGAAATTAGATGATGATAAAGCTGAAAAAATAGAATTATTTGACTGTGATCTTAATGAATCACAGCTAAGAGCTGTATCAAAATCTTTATCAAGTACGACTTTTTTTCTTGTTCATGGTCCCTTTGGTACAGGAAAAACAAGAACATTAGTTGAATATATAGTTCAAGAAGTAAAAAAAGGTCGAAAGGTTTTAGTAACAGCTGACAGCAATATGGCGGTTGATAATCTCGTTGAAAGACTCAATGAAAAGGTAAGTCATGTTAGAATAGGACATCCGTCGAGGGTATCAAAAAAATTACAAAGTTCAACTCTTGCTTTTAAAATAGAACATCATGAAATGTACGAAAAGATAAAAGAATTAAAAAATAAGTTTGAACAATTGATTGCACAAAGGGAAAGGTTTCAAAAACCGATACCTAAATGGAGAAGGGGACTTTCTGAAGAGCAGATTTTAAAACTTTCAGAAAACGGCAAATCCGCAAGGGGAATACCTAAATGGGTAATTGATAATATGGCAAAATGGATAAGATTAAATCGGCAAATTGACGAATTAAAAAGTAGGATAAAGATAATTGAAGAAAGAATTGCAAAGGATATAATAGAAAATTCAAATGTAGTATTTTCTACAAATTCTTCTGCATTTTTGGAGATTTTGAATGATTTTACATTTGATGTTGCAGTAGTTGATGAAGCAACTCAAGCAACGATACCAAGTGTACTCATACCACTGTCAAAGTCTACAAAATTTGTTTTGGCTGGTGATCACAAACAACTTCCTCCAACTGTGGTTTCAGAAAGAGCAAAAGAGCTTTCTGAAACTTTATTTGAAAAATTAATTAAAAAGTATTCTTTTAAAAGCGAATTACTTAGAATTCAGTATAGAATGAACGAAAAGCTGATGGAATTCCCCAATAAAGAATTTTATGATGGAAAATTAGTTTCGGCTGTTGGAAATATAACTTTGTCTGATCTTGGGTTTTATGGAAACAATAAAATAACTGATGCTAATAACGTATTAATATTTATCGACACTTTTAAGAAAAAAAATAGGTATGAAAGTAGAAAAAGTGATTCAACTTCTTATTTTAACAGTCTCGAAGCGAAAATAATAAAAAATGTAGTGAAAGATTTTATTAAATTAGGTGCAAAGAAAGAATGGATTGGTGTAATAACTCCATATGATGATCAAGTCGATTTATTAAAGTCAATGGAGTTGGCCGTTGAGATAAATACTGTTGATGGTTTTCAGGGAAAAGAAAAGGAGATAATAATAATTTCGTTCGTAAGATCAAATAAAAAAGGTGAAATAGGTTTTCTTTCAGATTTAAGAAGGTTAAATGTTTCTCTTACAAGAGTAAAGAGGAAATTAATTTGTATTGGAGACAGTTCGACATTAAAAAAACACCCAGTTTATAAAAGATTCATTGAATTTGTGAAAGTTAAAGGTACGTACATTACCTTTAAATAA
- the ortB gene encoding 2-amino-4-oxopentanoate thiolase subunit OrtB: MRDISYEAVLARKNEIMKKAVGIDYEKFMSSELAFDYEQMMEEVGYSLDKVREIQAETGVGNTTLVELKQINRLIKKIAQKGKGARIFVKDEATNPSGSYKDRRASVSVYHAQKHGYKGVIAATSGNYGAAVASQAAKRGLKCIITQECYDSRWIGQPEILEKGRACEAYGAEVVQLTVGPELFYYTLVLLEETGFFNASLYTPYAIAGVETLGYEIAIQTKELVGKYPDAVVITHAGGGILTGTARGLKKAGAIDTEIIAASVNLKGLHMASDNDFNKKYFTTGHTGFGIPFATFPDRSDVPKNAARALRYMDRYLLVTQGEVFYITEMLAQLEGMQRGPAGNTSLAAAFALALEMDDDKVIVVNETEYTGAGKLPSAQLTFAKKMGMEIKRGDPIKEDIPGKRIVIPEHPSQIGYIELNMDDVRRSYVKEVIKRYNKKNFTNEEIKFMAEDTNTTEEKIKQFISEFLGGEEN; the protein is encoded by the coding sequence ATGCGTGACATATCATACGAGGCTGTCTTAGCAAGAAAAAATGAAATAATGAAAAAAGCCGTTGGAATAGATTATGAAAAATTTATGAGTTCAGAACTTGCATTTGATTATGAACAAATGATGGAAGAAGTGGGATACTCCTTAGATAAAGTAAGAGAAATACAAGCAGAAACAGGAGTTGGAAACACTACACTTGTTGAATTAAAACAAATAAATAGATTGATTAAGAAAATTGCTCAAAAGGGAAAAGGTGCAAGAATTTTTGTTAAAGATGAAGCAACGAACCCGTCTGGCAGCTACAAAGACAGAAGAGCTTCTGTCAGTGTGTATCACGCTCAAAAACATGGATACAAGGGAGTTATCGCAGCAACTAGTGGTAACTATGGTGCTGCCGTTGCTTCTCAAGCAGCAAAAAGAGGGTTAAAATGCATAATTACACAGGAATGCTATGATAGTAGATGGATTGGTCAACCAGAAATACTCGAAAAAGGCAGAGCATGTGAAGCATATGGTGCGGAAGTTGTTCAATTAACCGTTGGACCTGAACTTTTCTATTACACCCTTGTTTTACTTGAAGAAACTGGTTTCTTCAATGCTTCTCTTTATACACCGTATGCAATTGCCGGAGTAGAAACTTTGGGATACGAAATTGCAATTCAAACCAAAGAATTAGTAGGTAAATATCCAGATGCAGTTGTAATTACCCACGCAGGCGGTGGAATTTTAACCGGAACGGCCCGTGGACTGAAAAAAGCTGGGGCAATTGATACAGAAATAATCGCTGCAAGTGTTAACCTGAAAGGTCTCCACATGGCAAGTGACAATGATTTTAATAAAAAATATTTTACAACTGGACATACAGGTTTTGGCATTCCATTTGCAACCTTTCCAGATAGATCGGATGTTCCAAAAAATGCTGCAAGAGCTCTGAGATATATGGATAGATATCTTCTTGTAACTCAAGGAGAAGTATTTTATATAACTGAGATGCTCGCTCAACTTGAGGGTATGCAAAGGGGACCAGCTGGAAATACGTCTCTTGCAGCGGCATTTGCTCTTGCTCTTGAAATGGATGATGATAAAGTAATTGTTGTAAACGAAACCGAATACACGGGCGCAGGAAAACTTCCCTCTGCCCAACTTACATTTGCAAAAAAAATGGGGATGGAAATAAAACGTGGCGATCCAATTAAAGAGGATATTCCAGGTAAAAGAATCGTTATACCAGAACACCCCTCTCAAATTGGATATATTGAACTTAATATGGACGATGTTAGAAGGAGTTACGTAAAAGAAGTTATAAAAAGATACAACAAAAAGAATTTCACAAATGAAGAAATAAAATTCATGGCAGAAGATACAAATACAACTGAAGAAAAAATAAAACAATTTATTAGTGAATTCCTTGGAGGTGAAGAAAATTGA
- a CDS encoding pilus assembly FimT family protein, with product MNKHIKSGFTLVELLIVLVITAIALGFVYGLYTTVYVKLSNQARLDNTIQRIYYLFVSTRREAFLKNQIFCIKYANKKFSSFVDNDLDGVSDNGNEVTVEIPDEITVYINGSITNDIKIYSRDALFLKFFNDSFSSEYSNMEIKLQLDQDEKVLKITNSLPEILE from the coding sequence ATGAATAAACATATAAAAAGTGGTTTTACATTAGTTGAATTACTTATAGTTTTAGTTATAACAGCAATTGCTCTCGGATTTGTATATGGATTATACACAACTGTTTATGTAAAATTATCCAATCAAGCTAGGCTTGATAATACCATTCAAAGGATATACTATTTGTTTGTTTCAACCCGCAGAGAAGCATTTTTAAAAAACCAAATTTTCTGTATAAAATATGCAAACAAAAAGTTTTCGTCTTTCGTAGATAACGACCTAGATGGCGTATCTGATAATGGAAATGAAGTTACAGTTGAAATACCAGATGAAATAACTGTCTACATCAACGGTTCTATAACAAACGATATTAAAATCTATTCTCGTGATGCTTTGTTTTTAAAATTCTTCAATGACTCTTTTTCATCTGAATATAGTAATATGGAAATCAAATTGCAATTAGATCAAGATGAAAAAGTTTTAAAAATAACAAACTCATTACCTGAGATTCTGGAGTGA
- a CDS encoding SHOCT domain-containing protein: MYWYHSPFMWHDGWFGWFGWLMPIIGIVVFIFVAFLIYKLLKHIFTASSFHNDTYSETTNKSLKILNERFARGEINEEEYKRLKNIILKG; encoded by the coding sequence ATGTACTGGTATCATAGTCCTTTTATGTGGCACGATGGATGGTTCGGATGGTTTGGGTGGTTAATGCCAATCATTGGAATAGTTGTATTCATATTTGTTGCATTTTTAATTTATAAATTACTTAAACATATATTTACAGCAAGTAGTTTTCATAACGACACCTATTCTGAAACAACCAACAAAAGTTTAAAAATACTAAATGAAAGATTTGCCAGAGGTGAAATTAACGAAGAAGAATATAAAAGGTTGAAAAATATTATTCTCAAAGGTTAA